Proteins from one Balaenoptera musculus isolate JJ_BM4_2016_0621 chromosome 7, mBalMus1.pri.v3, whole genome shotgun sequence genomic window:
- the CTLA4 gene encoding LOW QUALITY PROTEIN: cytotoxic T-lymphocyte protein 4 (The sequence of the model RefSeq protein was modified relative to this genomic sequence to represent the inferred CDS: deleted 2 bases in 2 codons): MACFGFQSHGARLDLASRTWPCTALFSLLFIPVFSKGVHVTQPAVVLASSRGVCQLRVCEYGSSGKAAEVRVTVLRKAGGQLNEVCAATYMVEDELTFLEDSACAGTSSGNKVNLTIQGLRATDIGLYICKVELMYPPPYYVGMGNGTQIYVIAEEKKPSYYRGLCENAPNRARM, from the exons ATGGCTTGCTTTGGATTCCAGAGTCATGGGGCTCGGCTGGACCTGGCTTCTAGGACCTGGCCCTGTACTgccctgttttctcttctcttcatccCCGTTTTCTCTAAAG GGGTGCACGTGACCCAGCCCGCAGTGGTGCTGGCCAGCAGTCGGGGTGTTTGCCAGCTTCGTGTGTGTGAATATGGGTCATCAGGCAAAGCCGCCGAGGTCCGGGTGACG GTGTTGCGGAAGGCAGGCGGCCAGCTGAACGAAGTCTGCGCCGCG ACCTACATGGTGGAGGACGAGCTGACCTTCCTGGAGGATTCCGCTTGCGCCGGCACCTCCAGTGGGAACAAAGTGAACCTCACCATCCAAGGGCTGAGGGCCACGGACATCGGGCTCTACATCTGCAAGGTGGAGCTCATGTACCCGCCGCCCTACTATGTGGGCATGGGCAATGGAACCCAAATTTACGTCATTG CTGAAGAAAAGAAGCCCTCTTACTACAGGGGTCTATGTGAAAATGCCCCCAACAGAGCCAGAATGTGA